In the Oncorhynchus gorbuscha isolate QuinsamMale2020 ecotype Even-year linkage group LG05, OgorEven_v1.0, whole genome shotgun sequence genome, one interval contains:
- the LOC124035215 gene encoding E3 ubiquitin-protein ligase NEURL3-like, with protein sequence MVREMVSRSLESEPAHICGPHCLGPLTFHKEVMGAFVSLSQGARRADRTGVTFRHGLVFSSRPVRPQERVRLRVELCKLTWLGAMRVGFTNVLPIARALPSLAIPDLTDRPGHWAAPVPETCCLPGSELEFWVSHGGRMYFRNANRRKHKLLKGVDLSRPLWAMIDVYGQTCSVLLLGSEKKEFLGIQKSCPAPQRHSSCSALQRHTSLNIENYVNVRQICDYIHDSYLLPRPANKQTSDCESVEDCAVCMSQKACICLQCGHQCLCLQCAIRVIQEFGNCPLCRQNIKSFLQTK encoded by the exons AGTCTGAGCCAGCACACATTTGTGGACCCCACTGCCTGGGCCCCTTGACCTTCCATAAGGAGGTGATGGGTGCCTTTGTGAGCCTGAGCCAGGGGGCCAGGCGGGCAGACAGGACTGGGGTCACCTTCAGACACGGCCTGGTTTTCAGCAGCCGCCCGGTACGGCCCCAGGAGAGGGTGCGTCTGCGAGTGGAGTTGTGCAAGCTGACCTGGCTTGGAGCCATGCGTGTGGGCTTCACCAATGTGCTTCCTATTGCCAGAGCCCTGCCGTCCCTGGCCATCCCAGACCTCACAGACCGCCCTGGCCACTGGGCCGCTCCTGTGCCTGAAACTTGCTGCCTGCCAGGCTCAGAGCTGGAGTTTTGGGTCTCCCATGGCGGTAGAATGTATTTCAGGAATGCCAACAGACGAAAACACAAACTGCTGAAGGGAGTGGACCTCAGCCGTCCCCTGTGGGCCATGATTGACGTTTATGGGCAGACCTGCTCTGTGCTCTTACTGG GGTCGGAGAAGAAAGAGTTTTTGGGGATTCAAAAGTCCTGTCCTGCTCCGCAACGGCATTCCTCCTGTTCTGCTCTTCAGAGACACACCTCACTCAATATTGAAAACTATGTGAATGTGAGACAGATTTGTGATTACATTCATGACAGCTATCTTCTTCCCCGTCCAGCCAATAAGCAGACATCAG ACTGTGAGAGCGTGGAGGACTGTGCGGTGTGTATGAGCCAGAAGGCCTGTATCTGCCTGCAGTGTGGCCACCAGTGCCTGTGTCTCCAGTGTGCCATCAGAGTGATCCAGGAGTTTGGAAACTGCCCTCTGTGTCGCCAGAACATCAAGAGCTTCCTGCAAACTAAATGA